The following are from one region of the Candidatus Kapaibacterium sp. genome:
- a CDS encoding TlpA family protein disulfide reductase translates to MWPSVGALMLYFAALAVLALPLWGQLPAVTLQTLDGRSVRADTLHNGGKPMVVNFWATWCKPCLVELATLHKLYPQWQAETGVKILAISIDDARTSAKVAPLVRARKWQFDVYLDPNSELRRAMNVTDIPHSFVLDGSGRIVWQHQAYSPGDEERLYVVLKELTRSDTLQPTRSDTSQPIQAK, encoded by the coding sequence ATGTGGCCTTCGGTGGGTGCACTCATGCTGTACTTCGCTGCTCTCGCCGTGCTGGCGCTCCCGCTCTGGGGGCAGTTGCCGGCTGTGACGCTCCAGACTTTGGACGGTCGCTCCGTCCGAGCCGATACCCTCCACAATGGAGGCAAGCCGATGGTGGTCAACTTCTGGGCGACTTGGTGCAAGCCCTGCTTGGTTGAGCTTGCCACGCTGCACAAGCTGTACCCGCAGTGGCAGGCGGAGACGGGCGTGAAGATTCTGGCCATCTCGATCGACGATGCCCGCACGAGCGCGAAGGTTGCTCCACTGGTGCGGGCCAGGAAGTGGCAGTTCGACGTCTACCTGGACCCCAACAGCGAGCTGCGGCGGGCGATGAACGTGACCGACATCCCGCACTCCTTCGTGCTGGACGGCTCCGGACGCATCGTCTGGCAGCACCAGGCGTACTCGCCTGGGGATGAGGAGCGCCTCTACGTCGTGCTCAAGGAGCTGACGCGCTCAGACACCTTGCAGCCGACGCGCTCCGACACCTCGCAGCCAATCCAGGCGAAATGA